The DNA window TGTCCAACAGGATGTGCGCAGTGAATTTCATCTGGATGTCTCAATCATTCTTGGTAAGGATTATGGGGTCATCCCTCCATTTGCACCCCCGCAAAGTGCTCCTCCCATTCAAGACCCGGATAATGGTAACTGAGCCACCTTTGGTCACGTCTTCTACCACGCCGAACAAGAAGCGGTTAAGCCCTATACCCGTGCAGATTCTTGCCCGGGAAGCTCTGACAGCCATACGGGAGAAGAAGGCTTCTGATGTGGTCATTATGGATATGCATAAGGCCAGTGGTATCGCCGATTATTTTATCCTGTGCTCTGGCACATCGGACATCCAGGTTAAGGCCATTGCGGAGGCGGTTGAGAAACGACTCAAGAGTGAATGTCACGAGGTTCCGTGGCATATTGAAGGTACGGAGCACCGCCAGTGGGTATTACTTGATTATGTGGACCTAGTCGTTCACATATTTACGCCTGAGAGACGTGAATTCTATGACCTTGAGCGGCTATGGAGTGATGCGCCGATAGAAAAGGTTGATGAAGGGACCGCGGTTCTGCTTCAATCATGAGAACAGGATTTGCGACCCTCACTGTGCTCCTGCTCGGGTATGTGACGGCTTGCAGCGGATCCAACACCGCAACGTCTACAGAACCAGACATGCGATTTGGACACCGATACGAAGGGGTGCCGCCGGATGGGTATCGCACGGTCACGATCAGTGTGCCTGAACAGGAGCACACGTTTACCTATTTTCCCGCAACTTTTGATCGTGTATTTGTACGACCAGAACTGCTTCAATTGGAGCAGGACACCGTAGCGGTGGAGGTCTTGGTCAAGGGCAGTTTGCCGGATGCATGTATGGAACTGCATGCCTTTGATCAAGAGAGGATGGGGAATATCATCACGGCCACACTGCAGATGCGCCGCGGCCAGTCACATGTGTGCGCAACTGCCCGTCATCCCTATCGGCTATATCTAATGTTGGACGGTGGCTTCATTCAGGGGCACTACACGCTGAAGCTCAATGATTCGACCATACCTTTTACGGTTCGAAAGCTTGAGACCAGAGAATAAGATTATCGCTCTTTCAACACAAAGGAAAGCATAATAACCCTCTGGACTTCGACGGTTATCCAGTGCATAGAGATATCGGAGCTGGATTCCCAGGAAAATTGAGCCCTGCAAATCCTGTTTCCAGGGATGTGGACGATCCGGGAATCATGATGAAGGTGATGGAGCTGTGCAGTATCCGGATCAAAGAGGCCAGCTATCCGACATCGGTCTACTCACCGATAGGATCTCCAGCCTTTTTTGAGGCG is part of the Rhodothermaceae bacterium genome and encodes:
- the rsfS gene encoding ribosome silencing factor, whose protein sequence is MVTEPPLVTSSTTPNKKRLSPIPVQILAREALTAIREKKASDVVIMDMHKASGIADYFILCSGTSDIQVKAIAEAVEKRLKSECHEVPWHIEGTEHRQWVLLDYVDLVVHIFTPERREFYDLERLWSDAPIEKVDEGTAVLLQS